GATGCTGACGGCAAGGTGAAGCAGGGCTCGCTCGCTCGCCTCGAGCCCGAGGGCAAGGTACTGCGCATGTGGGAAACCATTGAAACCTACATGGAGCGCAAGCAGCCACTGATCATAGTGGCCGGTAAGGACTACGGTCAGGGCTCCAGCCGTGACTGGGCCGCCAAGGGCGTGCGTCTTGCCGGTGTCGAAGTGATTGTGGCCGAAGGCTTCGAGCGTATTCACCGCACCAACCTGGTGGGCATGGGCGTGTTGCCGCTGGAATTTATGCCCGGCGAAACCCGCATGACCTACGGCATAGACGGCACTGAAACCTTCGATGTGAAGGGCGAGCGCACCCCGGGTGCCGAGCTAACGCTCCTTATCCGTCGCCAAAATGGCGAAACAGTGGAAGTGCCTGTGCGCTGCCGTTTGGATACCGCCGAAGAAGTGTCCATTTATGAGGCAGGGGGAGTTCTCCAACGCTTCGCCCAGGACTTCTTGGCCAATTCATAACGCGGCCTGTTGCGCCCAGGGCTTTGTTGGCCGTGCTCATGCAGGACCTCCTGCACTGCGCGCGGCCGCCTCGCCCCACGCGCAACATACCGGCGTCTGAAATAGCCAGGGCCTGAGAAGACGGGAACAGATTTCAGAACCAATTTAAATCATAGGATTCAATGCCATGGCATTTAAACCACAGATCCGCATTCCTGCTACCTATATGCGTGGCGGCCCTGTCGGTCCGGCTTCGCGGTATCAACCGCTTCGCCTTGTCGCTGCGAAAAAATGCGATTTTTCCTTGCCCGCAGGCACTGACATGTCTGGCGGCAGTTCCCTCTGCCGCTGAGGTTCCGCCCCAATCGTTTTTTGGAGATTAAAATGTTTAAACCACAGATCCGCATTCCTGCCACCTATATGCGTGGCGGAACCTCCAAAGGGGTGTTTTTCCGCCTCGACGATTTGCCTGAGGCGGCCCGGGTGCCGGGTGCAGAGCGTGATGCGCTGCTGCTGCGGGTGATTGGCAGCCCCGACCCCTATGGCAAGCACACCGACGGCATGGGCGGCGCCACGTCCAGCACCAGCAAGTGCGTGATCATGAATAAAAGCAGCGTGCCCGGTCACGATGTGGATTACCTCTACGGTCAGGTGTCCATCGACACCGCCTTCGTCGACTGGAGCGGTAACTGCGGCAACCTGTCCACCGCCGCCGGCGCCTTTGCGATTCACGCGGGTTTGGTGGATGCTTCCCGGGTGCCTGAAAACGGTATCTGCGAAGTGCGGATCTGGCAGGCCAATATCGGTAAAACCATTATTGCCCATGTGCCCGTGACCAACGGCGAAGTGCAGGAAACCGGTGATTTTGAACTGGATGGGGTGACCTTTCCGGCCGCCGAAATCGTGCTGGAGTTTGTCGATCCTGCGGATGATGGAGAGGATGGTGGCGCCATGTTCCCCACCGGCAATCTGGTGGACGAGCTGGAAGTACCCTCCGAGGTGCACCCGAGCGGTAAAATCCGCGCGACCCTGATAAACGCCGGTATCCCCACGATTTTCGTCAACGCCGAAGACCTGGGTTATCGCGGCGATGAGCTGCAGGAGGCCATCAATGGCAATCCGGTGGCCCTTGCCATGTTTGAGCAGCTGCGTGCCCACGGCGCCATCAGGATGGGGCTTATCAAGACCCTGGATGAAGCCAAAACCCGCCAGCACACCCCCAAGGTGGCCTTTGTGACCAACCCCATGACCCATGTGGTGTCGAGCGGCAAGACAGTGGCTGAGGATGAAGTCGACCTGCTGGTCCGGGCGCTGTCCATGGGCAAGCTGCACCACGCCATGATGGGCACAGCTGCGGTGGCCATAGGCACGGCGGCCGCCATTCCCGGCACATTGGTGAATCTTGCCGCCGGTGGCGGCGAGCGTCAGGCGGTGCGTTTCGGCCATCCGTCCGGCACGTTACGCGTAGGCGCCGAGGCCAAACAGGTGGACGGCCAGTGGACTGTCACCAAGGCCATCATGAGCCGCTCGGCGCGCATCCTGATGGAAGGCACTGTAAGGGTGCCTCAAGCTTAACCCACCTCTATGCCATATCCTTTTTGAGGGCTCCGCTTATTCCCTTCCGGCGGGGCCTTTTTTCTTTTTATCTTTTTGTGTTACATGCAAATTGACACACCTATCCCCGACGCTAAAATCTAACACTGACAACAAAAATGAAACACCAGGTTCCACCTCTGCAAGGATAGCAGTGCATCCATGCCGCCCGGCACTGTAAATCCGGGTCTTAAATAGACGCAGCCAACTGCGCACAGGCCAATACCTTGAAGATTGGAGAAGCATGTTTCGAGCACTATTTTGCGCTCTGTTGAGTTTGATTCTGCTGTTTGGCACCGTACCCGCCAGCGCAGAACACGGCAGCTATCACTATCACAACACTCTGGAATTTCAGCATTTCAGCAGCAGTGACGGCCTGAATCAAAACACCATCACCCGCCTCTACACCGATAAGGCTGGCATGCTCTGGGCAGGCAGTCAGGATGGTCTGCACTATTTCAACGGCCAGGAATTTGGCGTCTTCTTACCCGATCCCAGCAATACCAACAGCCTGTCGGAAGGCTACATCACAGACATAGTACAGGACCCGGAAGGCTTGCTGTGGGTCAGCACCTACACCCAGGGTCTGAACCGTTTGGATCTGCAAACCGGCAAGTTTACTCGCTACGGTGAAGCCGATGGTTTAAGTGAGCTCAGGGTCACCCGTCTGGCTGTGATAGGCGACAGCCTTTGGATAGGCACAGAAAGGGGCTTGTTTGCCATGCAGCGCAAGAGTGGCCAAATTCGCCCCATTCCCCTTGGCAATGCCCTGACACCCAAAATTACCAGCCTGGGCAATATCGAAGACGAATATTTATTGGTGGGCACCCAGGCCCACGGCACCTATGCCATCAGCAGCAACAACATAGTTAAGCTCAAGTTGCCCTCCACCAGCCCGGTCAACCAAATCCACAGCATCGGCAATGTCGCTTATCTCGCCATCGGCAAAGAGCTGTGGCAGTACGAGATGGATACCCATAGTGCAAAAATACTCTGGCAGAGTGAACCCCAGGGGTTCTTCCATGGTGATATCCGGGACTTTACCCTGGCCTCGGCCGAGGAAATCTGGGCGATAGCACCGGGTGCCGGTCTGATTGAGCTGGAAAAAACCGACCGTTGGCGTGCCCGCTACCACAGAAACGACTCCCGCAGCTTTCGCGACATCAGCGACAACAATCTGATGAGTGTCCTGCTCGACCCCAACGGAGTGCTCTGGCTCGGTGGTAGTTATTCGGGACTGGATAAAATCAATATTCGCCGCCAGTACTTCGATCACCTGTTCGACAACAGCGTGGCATTACCGAAACAAATCAATATGGTGCGGGCCATCTATCAAACCCGCGAAGGAGTCGTCTGGATTGGCACCGAGGGGGCAGGCATAAAAACCCTCAAGCCCAACGAAGATAACTACCAATACCATACCCATCTGTTTGCCGATGCCCTTAACCTTGTCCCCGAAGCCATTTCTCTGGTGGTGCGCGACATTATCCAGGATAAAGAGGGTTCGCTCTGGTTTGCCAGTAATTATGGGCTGGGGCATCTGGCTACTTCCGGTGCCTTCAGGCTGCTGCATCCTCCAGAGCATGATGGCCAGGGGCGCACCCTGGCGCTAGACAAACACGATACCCTCTGGGTGGCGTTCGATGAAGGGCTGTTTTACATGCCTATTTCGGGGACAGAGCTCAAGCGCTTCCCCCTGGATGAAACACTGGGCGACAAGTTGGCGGTGCGCCAGATTCTGGGGCTGGAATTTATCGATGACTGGCTCTGGATTGGCACCCTGGATGGTCTTATCCGCCTCAATCCCAACACCAATGACATTCAGGTGTTTACCCACGACCCGGCCAACAGCAGCAGCCTTGGCAACAATCGTATTCGCGATATCTACAGCGCGGCCAATGGCGACGTCTGGGTGGGCACCCACGGGGGGATCAGCATTTTGCGTCAGGAGCAGGACGGCTGGCAGATTCGCCATCTGACCAGCAATGAAGGGGTGCCCAGCGATACCATTTATGCCATTTTGGAAGACAAACAGGGGCAATTCTGGTTTTCCAGTAACGCGGGCATCAGCCGCTATACCCCAGGTGAAGACAGCATCATTACGTTCAACAAATTCGAGGGGCTGCAGGAGCAGGAATATAACGGCGGGGTGAAATTTGTCGGCCAGGATGGCTATTTCTGGTTTGGCGGCATTAACGGCATTACCCGCTTTCTGCCAGAGCAAATTCCCAAGAGCCGCCAGGAGCCCCCGCTGGCCTTAACCAGCTACAGCCTGGGAGGCAAGCGCACCCGGATACTGGACCTGACCACACCGCCCAGCGTCGAGATGAACTTTGAAGACAAGGTTGTCAGCTTTGAAGTCACATCGCTGGATTTTTCCTATCCGGGCGTTGACCGATTTGCGTACTATTTACAAGGGTTTGACAGCCAGTGGCACAGTGCACAGGCCCAAGCGCAAATCACCTATACCAACCTGAGCCCCGGCAATTACCTGCTCAGGGTTCGCCATGGTCTGGCTGCCAATCCTTTGGGTTACCAAATCCTTACTGTCCCCTTAACCGTGGTGGCTCCCTGGTATCGCACCCCTCCGGCCTATGTGCTTTATACCCTCACGCTTGTCGCCATCCTGGGTTGGTTCTGGCGCGAACGGCGCGTTAAGCGGCGTCAAAGACGCGAATTTGAAACCAGCATCCGCACCTCGGAAGAGCGACTCAAACTGGCACTGTGGGCCTCGGGCGATGGTATGTGGGACTGGGACATTCCCAGCGGTCAGGTGTTCCGCACCCGTATGCATCCCCACACTGAGCAACAGCTCAATGGCCCTGTATTGCTGGACCGTATCCACCCGGAAGATAAGCCCAGGGTGCTCCATGCCATCGAACAGCATATTGATGGCAGCCGCGCCTTCTATGAGGCCGAATACCGCATTGAAAACAAACCCGGCCACTGGATCTGGATCACGGACAGGGGCAAGGTGGTAGAGCGGGACAAACAAGGCAAGCCGGTACGTATGGTGGGCACCCACAAGGACATCACCAGTCGCAAAAACGCCGAAAACGAACTCAGGCTGTCGGCTCAGGTACTGGCCAGCATGAACGAAGCCGTGGTGGTGGGTGGCCTGGATTACCGTATCGCCTCGGTCAACCCGGCTTTTAGCCTGATAACCGGCTTCAACCCGGAACAGGTGCAGGGCAAG
This portion of the Shewanella amazonensis SB2B genome encodes:
- the prpF gene encoding 2-methylaconitate cis-trans isomerase PrpF; this encodes MFKPQIRIPATYMRGGTSKGVFFRLDDLPEAARVPGAERDALLLRVIGSPDPYGKHTDGMGGATSSTSKCVIMNKSSVPGHDVDYLYGQVSIDTAFVDWSGNCGNLSTAAGAFAIHAGLVDASRVPENGICEVRIWQANIGKTIIAHVPVTNGEVQETGDFELDGVTFPAAEIVLEFVDPADDGEDGGAMFPTGNLVDELEVPSEVHPSGKIRATLINAGIPTIFVNAEDLGYRGDELQEAINGNPVALAMFEQLRAHGAIRMGLIKTLDEAKTRQHTPKVAFVTNPMTHVVSSGKTVAEDEVDLLVRALSMGKLHHAMMGTAAVAIGTAAAIPGTLVNLAAGGGERQAVRFGHPSGTLRVGAEAKQVDGQWTVTKAIMSRSARILMEGTVRVPQA
- a CDS encoding EAL domain-containing protein gives rise to the protein MFRALFCALLSLILLFGTVPASAEHGSYHYHNTLEFQHFSSSDGLNQNTITRLYTDKAGMLWAGSQDGLHYFNGQEFGVFLPDPSNTNSLSEGYITDIVQDPEGLLWVSTYTQGLNRLDLQTGKFTRYGEADGLSELRVTRLAVIGDSLWIGTERGLFAMQRKSGQIRPIPLGNALTPKITSLGNIEDEYLLVGTQAHGTYAISSNNIVKLKLPSTSPVNQIHSIGNVAYLAIGKELWQYEMDTHSAKILWQSEPQGFFHGDIRDFTLASAEEIWAIAPGAGLIELEKTDRWRARYHRNDSRSFRDISDNNLMSVLLDPNGVLWLGGSYSGLDKINIRRQYFDHLFDNSVALPKQINMVRAIYQTREGVVWIGTEGAGIKTLKPNEDNYQYHTHLFADALNLVPEAISLVVRDIIQDKEGSLWFASNYGLGHLATSGAFRLLHPPEHDGQGRTLALDKHDTLWVAFDEGLFYMPISGTELKRFPLDETLGDKLAVRQILGLEFIDDWLWIGTLDGLIRLNPNTNDIQVFTHDPANSSSLGNNRIRDIYSAANGDVWVGTHGGISILRQEQDGWQIRHLTSNEGVPSDTIYAILEDKQGQFWFSSNAGISRYTPGEDSIITFNKFEGLQEQEYNGGVKFVGQDGYFWFGGINGITRFLPEQIPKSRQEPPLALTSYSLGGKRTRILDLTTPPSVEMNFEDKVVSFEVTSLDFSYPGVDRFAYYLQGFDSQWHSAQAQAQITYTNLSPGNYLLRVRHGLAANPLGYQILTVPLTVVAPWYRTPPAYVLYTLTLVAILGWFWRERRVKRRQRREFETSIRTSEERLKLALWASGDGMWDWDIPSGQVFRTRMHPHTEQQLNGPVLLDRIHPEDKPRVLHAIEQHIDGSRAFYEAEYRIENKPGHWIWITDRGKVVERDKQGKPVRMVGTHKDITSRKNAENELRLSAQVLASMNEAVVVGGLDYRIASVNPAFSLITGFNPEQVQGKHFLFLTHDRKQRHIYEAIEQQLLRNKHWAGELKIRTRDQRAILIWLEINQVLDSKAEASHFVAVFTDITDRKKAEEDLRLLASYDPLTNLPNRTLFQDRLDHALAQAHRTGNMVALLFLDLDRFKHINDSMGHHIGDLLLKAVAHRLQNCVREGDTVARLGGDEFTIILEGVAKTKAATVIAEKLIRAFQTPFILEDQALNISPSIGISLYPMDASDSTSLVKYADTAMYHAKSLGRNNFQFYTLRLNEYAMRHVQLEAGIKQAIVRQELSLVFQPKFRVSDGSITGFEALLRWNSKELGPISPAEFIPLAEEIGIINQLGHWVVNEACRHMAQFAAAGFDDLHVAVNLSARQLKADILSTIEVALAVAGLPAKCLELELTESMIMKSPQESVAVLQRLKALGVSLAVDDFGTGYSSLAYLKRFPLDTLKIDREFVRDISTDPDDAAITGAIIALAHSLELNVVAEGVENEAQLEHLRKHGCDQVQGFLLGKPMAARDAMALLKSRTLNT